A genomic window from Leptospiraceae bacterium includes:
- the mgtE gene encoding magnesium transporter, whose protein sequence is MEEFEDKRQEEFLEEEEGEDFIEQIKTFIDNGNDEELLSYLSSTHPADTAETMTALDDDDAALYLLRLCSYEDQAHVLIELNEDLLSSILENLNLKELAEIFQFLESDDIIYLVSQLPSEKGEQALNTISTREAFRLRKQLKYEEYTAGRLMSNEFATARETDTVRKGILSLRRVAKNDHDIFLLFVTDQEGVVRGYVGLKDLFFSNPRAKIQEIMKTSIKTVHYSMKQEEVARFFQKYDYVSAAVVDDEERMIGRITVDDVLDVMQQEASEDIYKMAGLSEDERIYAPVWDTVKTRIPWLHLNLLTAVLASSVVTFFESTIGRVVALASLMPIVAGMGGNAGTQSITVVVRSIATGELGDRNWKQAIFRELLIGLFNGIILGFVTAFFVYFFKHNLALAIVIGLAMLINLLIAGLVGSSIPIILKYFDIDPAIASSIFVTTFTDIFGFFCFLGLASLFITYLV, encoded by the coding sequence ATGGAAGAATTTGAAGATAAACGGCAGGAAGAATTTCTGGAGGAGGAGGAAGGTGAAGATTTTATTGAGCAAATAAAAACCTTTATCGATAATGGAAACGACGAAGAACTTCTGTCTTATCTTTCCAGCACTCACCCGGCCGATACTGCCGAAACCATGACAGCTCTTGACGATGATGATGCGGCTCTTTATCTTCTCAGGCTTTGCTCTTATGAAGACCAGGCTCATGTTTTAATCGAACTAAACGAGGATCTTCTTTCTTCTATCCTTGAAAATCTGAATCTGAAGGAACTGGCAGAGATTTTTCAGTTTCTGGAATCGGATGATATTATTTACCTCGTTTCCCAGCTTCCTTCTGAAAAAGGGGAGCAGGCTCTCAATACTATTTCGACCCGGGAAGCTTTTCGACTCAGAAAACAGTTAAAATACGAAGAATATACCGCCGGTCGTTTAATGTCCAATGAATTTGCTACTGCAAGAGAAACTGATACTGTGCGTAAGGGAATTCTGAGCTTGAGAAGGGTGGCCAAGAACGACCATGATATCTTTCTCCTCTTTGTAACCGATCAGGAGGGAGTCGTTCGGGGTTATGTGGGCTTGAAAGACCTTTTTTTTTCCAATCCGAGGGCTAAAATTCAAGAAATCATGAAGACCAGCATCAAGACAGTGCACTACAGTATGAAACAGGAAGAGGTAGCCCGCTTTTTCCAAAAATATGACTATGTATCTGCGGCTGTTGTGGATGATGAAGAACGCATGATCGGAAGAATTACGGTAGATGATGTTCTGGACGTGATGCAGCAAGAAGCTTCCGAGGATATCTATAAAATGGCGGGTTTGAGTGAGGATGAAAGAATCTATGCACCTGTCTGGGATACTGTGAAAACCCGAATTCCCTGGCTACATCTGAATCTTTTGACTGCGGTACTTGCTTCTTCTGTTGTTACTTTCTTTGAATCTACGATAGGTAGAGTAGTGGCTCTCGCTTCTTTAATGCCGATTGTAGCCGGGATGGGTGGAAATGCCGGAACGCAGTCTATTACGGTAGTTGTAAGAAGTATTGCAACAGGGGAATTAGGGGATAGAAACTGGAAACAGGCCATATTCCGAGAACTTTTGATTGGCCTATTTAATGGTATTATTCTGGGTTTTGTCACTGCTTTTTTTGTATATTTTTTTAAACATAATCTGGCTCTTGCTATTGTAATTGGACTCGCTATGCTTATCAATCTTCTGATTGCAGGGCTTGTGGGTTCAAGTATCCCGATTATTTTAAAATATTTTGATATTGATCCCGCAATAGCCTCTTCTATCTTTGTAACAACGTTTACGGATATATTCGGGTTCTTTTGCTTTTTAGGACTCGCTTCTTTATTTATTACATATCTTGTGTAG